The DNA window cataggctaaacatctcaacctttctgttactgaagcaggatctgaacgatactttgaataaatatgatccctaaaccacggtatgaaacttcgattgtgctctcgtactatccagttctcatttctatttggatttaaatctcggagaacaaccttgtgcatttcaacatacggctcaacctcaatctcattgtgcagaacatacaagtgcgcttgatcccgttcgaccattgatactgtcacaactttatttccaattagcctttttccttcttttttttcgacaatatgagatttggggagtccaattgattgaacatttgacagatattcagtacaaaactcaaccgcttcttcaacaacgtatcgttcggcaatacaacccttcggtcgacttctgtttttcacgtacccttttaatattttcatataacgttcagcagggtacatccatctcatataagctggtccgcacagttgtgtctctttcacaagatgaacgactagatgaaccattatgtcaaaaaacgagggaggaaaatacatttcaagatcacataaagtaacaactatctctttttgcaatgttggtaagatcgcgggatcgaccaccttactgcaaattgacctgaagaagaaacacagcttagttattgcgcttcttactttttctggcagaatagaacgtatacctattggtaaaaaatgttccattataacatgacaatcatgcgtcttcaaactctttaacttgaggtctttcatggacacaagtcttctaatatctgaagagtagccttctggaactttaacttcactgaggaacttacacaatgttttcttctcctttctagatagagtgtaaacagcaggtggcagatatgttcgtcttcctttcgtcacgggtcccaattcagttctcatccccatgtttaccatgtccttccttatgttaaggccatccttagactttccttgtatattgagtaacgtacctatgacgctgtcaaatacatttttttcaatatgcataacatccaggaaatgtcttacgtacaacgacttccaatatggaagttcaaaaaaaatggacttcttcttccacccacccttgacaagtgaatgtgcaaaaggcttgccaaactgagtgctcacatctttcaccttttcaaaaatttgatcacctgacaaaaaaggcggggctgtaccatgttcggcctttccgttgaatgcttttctccacccacggtagtgatgattagtatttaagaatctacgatggccgagaaagacattcttctgacaaagctccaatcgtgtcgtatcggtttcgtcttcacaaacaggacacgccttttgacctttattgctgtacccggatagatttccgtatgctggaaaatcattaattgttccaaacaacatcgccctcaagttgaaactttccttcctatacccatcgtaaacctccacaccgttgtcccacaaaaactttaaatcttcgattaacggtgccaagtatacgtctatgtcattccctggttttttaggcccagaaattagcatagataacatcatgtacttacgcttcatacatagccacggaggtaggttatagatcataagaatcacaggccatgtgctatgcgagatgctttgaataccatgcgggttcattccatcagtagacaatgacaaccgaaggtctcttgcttcttttccaaattcaggataatcagtatcaactttcatccattgtggtgagtctgccggatgtcgcaactttccatcaataattctttcatctgcatgccaagtcaagtgtcttgaatcggtctcactacgatacatgcgtctaaatctcggaattataggaaaataccataagactttagcaggagacaactttttcttatatcgaggggcaccacatttaggacactcattcaacgctgcatactcgtttcgaaacaaaacgcaatcgtttggacatgcatgtatcttatcatagctcatgccaatagaggacaacatctttttggcttcatacgttcgattgggaagaacattatcctctggtagcatatctttcataagggctaataactctgtgaaacttttatccgaccatccgttgtccgcctttaagttgtacaactttaacaccgcagacaatcttgtgaattttgaacaaccatcatacaacggtttctctgcatcgcttaccaacctctcaaacattttgggacaatccgcaagatcttcttcaaacgcttctgcaatctcttcgactcgatcgcaatcgtatgtgtctgtgcaatcgtcgtttgaagcatacttcctattacaactcgacccagcattcccgttacttttctcaccatgcattgtccaacatgtataacttatatcaattccaaaccgtagtaaatgggatcccaactgtttcccgtcaaccttatccccataacagcaacccaagcaaggacacggcattcgaagcgggtcttcggagtgcgcaaccgcaaactcaacgaatttccatacccctttctcgtactctttcgacaatcggtttgatctcatccatgtcttatccatgacttaattaagctaaacaaatgcttcttggtttctctataaggtactaaggaattctgtcaagataataaatagctatcatcataatagaatacctaatcagaatacctgatttcttaaagaagacattaccttatttcaaggtaatataagtccacaaaccaaaaaattggttgagagacactaaattgatattaaaatttaaaaagaagaaaataacaaactataacaaactataaatttaaaaagtgaaatttctttttatattaaaattcaaacattttttatgaaagcaaatttgaactaaaaaatagagaaacacatgttccttatattataaataaaaatagagaaacacatgtaaccaaaaaaaaaaatagagaaacacatgtatatatattttttattaaaatgaactaAAGTGCatgcaataaaattattcatttttaaagaaaacaaaaagtgtcaagttttaacattttaaaaggaTGAATTCAAGTATTTTTGGAAAATAAGAGGGTGTTATTTCTCTTAAGAAGCAAAAAGTTTAAAATGCAACTCTTAATTTCTATTACTATAGCAACCGTTTGTTAtagcttttgttttttttataaatttctttGTATCATTAAAAGTGGTTTTTTTAATGATACAACAACCATATTTCCATCTTCTAATTTTACTCCAATTCAACAAACCACAACAACCAACAAACAAAAAGCTACGCCAATATTATGGCATAAGAATGACCCCTAATTATTTCCTAATTTTGATCTATCACCATTCATGGAACAAGTTATACACATGTTTTAACTATCAAAACACCATATTTCCATCTTCTAATTTTACTCCAATTCATCATTGAATCTTAGTTttatgtcacaactcaaaccacctAAACTCTCATAAAACTAATAAGGAAGATTCAAAACTCATAATCATACATGTAAGATTTACTAAATCATAATTCTACCATGATTAtccaaacaacaacacaaaacatgatcatccaatttcatcaattcaCCATAACTATGAAACTCCCCAGAATTTCCTCAATCTTTCCACCAAAACTCAGTGTTGTTCCAAATGTCAGTGTTGTTCTAAATGTCAGTTCTAAAGATTCTAAATGTTCCATataaaattccaaacaaattctCATAAGCATATTCAAAAACATATAGCAGTATGAATAAGAACATATAGCAACCCACATACAGCATATTCAAAAACTTAGAAATTACCTAAAGGGATGCAGGGAGAACGGAGAACGGAGGGAGAACGGAGAACGGACGGAGGCGGAAACGGCGAACGGAGGCGGAGACGGAGGCGGAAACGGCGGCGGAGACGGAGGACGGAGGAACTGAAATTGATTTAGGGAAGAATCTGAGATTTAGGGATTCTGGGTGTTTGTTCgcgaggagaagaagagaaagatactGAGAAGCGCTTCTGAAATTAATTGGggcaagtttaatttgttttattttaaaacacctacgatggcgcttctgaaaagcgctttagaagggccacctatgccagcgctttctcttaaaaagcgcttttgtaaccccccctttaagagcgctttcaaaagcgctttcatatcccccactataagacccctataagagcgcttttgaaaagcgctgtcataccccccctttaagagcgcttttagaaagcgctttcatagcccccccctataagagcgcttttgaaaagcgctttcattacccccccccctttaagagcgcttttttagcgtgtttttttattttgtttttagtgcaacctataacagcgctttttactagaagcgctttagtaggtgtgctgctaaaacttaaatttggcgtagtgttttAGAAATATTATGGGAAAATCATACACACTAAAATTCCTTAAGAAGTCTCTCGTATTTTATTTAAACCACATGTAAATATTTTTAAGGCCTAACCAACTAATTCGGGGATTATCTAATTGATTGGAATAATTTTTCCAATTGAATAATCAATTAGACCTAATTGATTATTTTCACTAAATTGAGTCTAAAATCGATTGAGACAATCGCTAATGATTGataaagattaaatatcaaaCCTTATATTTGTGGCTTGAACAATTGATCACCAAGGGATCAATAATCAATTAACCACACTAATTTTTTCCATGGATTATTTCCAAATTTACGCCACGTCTTGGCAAATAAATAGAGAGCTTCTCTATCACTTTTTATTATTTAGAAAATGAGTTTTgatttcacttttatttttctcatcttttttaataaattaaagctCTTGTTTTTCTCACATATATCTATCTATTCATAGTGCTTCGAGAGTATTCTTGAGCCTAAGTGAGAATCTTTATTCGGTGTAAGAGCTTAATTGTAATTTAACAATAGTGTATTATCTGATGAGTAAATATTTCTTTTGTAAGAAGTTATTTTGGTTGCGAGTTAAATCAGTAAAATCTCTTGTTTATTTTTGGAAATTGTCTTATGAAATCTCTGTTTGGATCTTGAATTTCTCTAAGATAAAAAACTCTCTTttgtttcataaaaatcaatGATTAAATCTCCACAATTGTTCTTGAGTTCAATTTAGTTAAAACTTGATTATGAGTTCAACCTGATTAAAAGTTCTATCGATTTGAAATtagttatataattaattaattatataaataaaaaattctccCTTAAAGATGAAGTAAATCCATCtttatttacattaaaaaaaaaaaaaaggaaaacaaacttTTAGGCGCGTTTGAGAATAAGGTGTGTTGGATGGTTGAATATATTGTTATCTAGCTGTGAAAGTCATGGCAAAGTGGTCCAAAGTAGAGTAAATATATCCATTCGTGCCAcatattatatttatctttttcCAAAACCACTAAACATAGCCTTTGATTTTTCCAAAACCATGTTCTTTTCCATTTGTGTAGCTCCTGGTATCTTATTCTACCGATCTCCTATATTCATATAAATAACAGCAAACATCATTCATTTTTTCATCATCAATCACCAAACAAAACTATCTACATCTTAATTTGTTATCCGAAACACTGTCATATACATTATCACAATGAATCGTGCAACAACGAGTAAGGCTTGGATCGTGGCTGCTAGTGTTGGAGCTGTAGAGGCTTTGAAGGATCAAGTTAGTATTTGCAGATGGAACTATGctttaagacaagctcaacaGCATCTTAGAAACCGTGTTAGATCATATTCTCAAGCAAAGAATCTATCTTCTTCTTCGCATGTTGTATGCAAATTGAAGGATGAGAAGAAGGCAAAGCAGGCAGAGGAGTCACTCAGGACTGTCATGTTCTTGAGCTGCTGGGGTCCTAATTGATTCCTTGGTACATACATAGTGATGCTAGATTAAATTATTTATGTCAATTTTGTAACATGAAACGGTAATATATGTATAAAAGAAAGCTTCTTCTTGTTATCTCTGGTTCCCAGTTCATGCATGATTCAAAACTGCACACTCGGCCAATAACGTCCCAAAGATAGTTATTGTCTTCAATTCGTAATGTAAATGTAAATATTGCCTTCAAATTTTAAAGAAACTTTATAAATTAGTTTTGACACACCCTAAATGCGCTTGGCGCGTGGCTCAAAATTCGTTGCATTCTTATGTTGTTTAACTATTTTTCCAAGGTGATTCTTATATTGCCTTTCGAATTCCTAGTGCTATTCTAGTGATCTAGTCCATATACGTTTCCACGTAATTCAAATGAGGAGAAAGATAACTATAGGTGTTACCCGTAAACTCTTTGTCATTATAATCCCCCTATCCAAGATCATCAACACCATATTTTGGGAGAGGACCAAGCATAGCCATAATAAAACTAACCAACTCGCCGTTGAACCGATTCGAAAGCAAATCTAAGTTCTATTTCCCTTCCCTATTAAACATGTCTTTAACCTTGAGGGTTGTATCCACAATCATATCTCCTTGTGCCCAAGTGAAGAAAAATGGTAACTCATTGGGGTCCACTGAACCATCCAAAAATTAACTCTTCCTTCTACCATCTCCGATCTTCCCCCAAATATTCTTCTCAAAATTGTCCCGCACCTTAGTCAATGTTTTTCATAAAGGAGAATTATTTGGCTTTCTTATCATAATTTCCAATAGATATGTTGCTTCATGCTATACTTATTGATAAGAAACTGGCGCCATAAATCACTAGGAAATTTGAAATAAATTGTAAAGCATCATTCATTAACTGATTTTGTTTGATGCCTAAATCCACCATGATCTTTAGGCATAGACCAAACCTTCCAACTGATCAAATGATTCTTGTTAGACGTCTCTGTGTCTCTCcaaataaacatttttttgtaACTTTTCCAATTCCTGATGACTTGTGGTGGAGATTTTAGTATACTATCCATGAAAGTACGAGATAGAACATAACACTGATTTACAAAGGGTAAGTCTTCCTACATAACTCAAGCATTGATGCTTCTAGCCACTCATCCACCGTTGCACATACTCAATAATATGAAGAAATTTGTTCCTAGAGTTTCTACCATGAGTAATTTCCCTCGGATACTTTCCCAACTCTGGGCTTCTCTGAAACATGTGTGCTGCATAATCTCATGTCGAAGTTGCACATATGTAt is part of the Vicia villosa cultivar HV-30 ecotype Madison, WI linkage group LG2, Vvil1.0, whole genome shotgun sequence genome and encodes:
- the LOC131648097 gene encoding uncharacterized protein LOC131648097; translation: MNRATTSKAWIVAASVGAVEALKDQVSICRWNYALRQAQQHLRNRVRSYSQAKNLSSSSHVVCKLKDEKKAKQAEESLRTVMFLSCWGPN